TGGTTTTTGATAGTTAACAATACACGTTGCCGGGGGCAATGGACACCGATAAGGCTCAGAGGCTAATTCGAGGTTAACCACCTCCAAAGAAAAGAGACAAGGAAGGAGATTTATAGTAGGCATACCCGTTATACCCGATACCCTACTGTTTATATATAGCCAAATGGCCGTTACAGCCATATCAAAATGGGATATCTTCCCaacaaaattacataaatcacATGTTGTGTCCCTATACGTAATTATTCATGCCCATTGGGAGTCTCATTTGTCATTGAGAGCATCATGCCTCTATCGTTGCCCGAGTAGATGGTGCCACGTCCACAACTGATGTGTCGAGTGGCTCCTTCTCTATTTGAATCGTAACATCACCCACCCCTTCTTGAtgaaccttgtcctcaaggttcaTGTGTGGAAACTTTTGTCGCAGTGCCTCCATGTCTTCATAGGATGTCTCTTCAAGGGGAATGTCACTCCATTGTATTACGACATGGTTCACTACGTGACCTTGTCTTAATATAAACTGTGAGTCCAGTATAGCTGTGGGTACTGGAGTCGCGTCCTCTTCAGTGGTGTGTGGGGGCCAAGGAGTGATTTGAGCTGAGTGATCACCAacacatttttttaataatgatacGTGGAAGATTGGGTGAAGGCGAGATGCAGTCGGAAGCTCCAATTTATAGGCGACCTTGCCAATTCGCTTAAGAACTGGGAATGGCCCGAAGAAATGTCGACCTAGTTTTGGGTGGCTGCGTTGAGCAACCGAATGTTGGCGATACGGTTGGAGTTTCACGTAGACCCAATCTCTCGGTTCAAACTCTCTTTCCATACGAGATTTATCGGACTGTGTTTTCATGCGAGCTTGGGCACGAGAGAGGTTCAGCTTAAGGTTTCAGAGTACCTCGTCTCTGCTCTGTAATTCTTGGTCTAATGCTATGATTGGGGAAGTCTCTAGGATGTATCTGGACAAAGTTGGAGGTGATCGTCCATATAACACTTGAAATGGACTCATTCCCACTGTTGTATGATGAGCGGTATTGTACCAATACTCTGCCCAATGCAAATAATTCGCCCACCAAGTGGGTTCATCAAACACAAAACTTCTTAAGTACATCTCAAGACATCGGTTTAAGACTTCGGCCTAGCCATCCAACTGGGGGTGGTAGGCGTTGCTCATGGAGAGGCTCATTCCTTGAAGTTGGAAGAGATCATGCCAAAATTTACTGATAAAGAGTGGGTCGTGATCACTCACTATGGACCGAGGAAGGCCATGGAGTCTAATAATTTCTAAAGCAAACATCTCTGCGACCTTGTGACTAGTAAAATGGCTTACAAGGGCACAAAAATGGGTGTCCTTGGTTAGTCTGTCGACTACGACCAGAATCGTTGTCTTCCCCTTCGAGCTTGGCAACCCAGTAATGAAATCCATAAAGACGTCTTCCCACACATGACTAGGAATTGGGAGGGGTTGTAGAAGACTGCATGAGAGGAGGTAAGGTACTTGGTATGTTGACAGATAGCACACGCAACCACAAATTGTTTGATGTAAGTTCTCATCCCTTTCCAATATAGGTTGGACGTGACCCTATTATAAGTGCACAAAAAGCAAGCATGCCCACCTACTGGAGACGAGTGAAATTCATAAAAGGAATTTATGCCTTAATGGGGAGTTAGATGCCAACACTAACCTCTATTGATAATACAACAAATCATTGCGCATATAGTAGCCCTCGTATCGGTCGGGGTCTAAAGCTAATCCCGTGCAAATAGCTTGGAGCTCAACATTGGTAGCCACCTTATCTCGTAGCTTTTTTAGGAAGTCAAGAATTGGTccagaaaaggaaaacaatacTGTCGATTCTGCAAAGATGCGAGACAAGGCATTGGCCACAGAATTGTCTTTGCCTGGGCAGTACAAGATCTCAAACATGAATCGAAGAAGCCGAGAGAGCCAGTGATGTTGCTATGGCATTTGGATAGTTTGGTTGGTGAGCCCTTTTAGGCTTTTCGGATTAGTCATGATGAGAAATTGCCGCCTAAGAAGGTACTGTCGCCAACGTAAGATGGATTGTGTAATGGTGTACATTTCTCTTATGTCAGTGGAAGCGACCTACATTTTGGGAGACAACTTTTTGCTAAAATAAGCCACTAGATGTCATTGCTGCAACAATACGGCCCCAATGCCTACCCCCAAGGCGTTCGCTTCTACTATGAAAGGcaagaaaaaattcaataagGTTAACACTAGGGCGGTGGTCATGGCCCATTGTAACTCCTCAAAGGCTGCCAGGGCAGCGACTGTCCATGAGAAGGCCCCCTTCCTCAATAAATCCATTAAGGGCCTAGCCATATTGGCGTAGCGATGCACGAACCGTCTGTAGTATCCTGTGAGGCccaaaaatcctctcaactGCCGCAAGGATTTGGGGGTTGGCCACTCCAACATTGCTGAAATTTTATTCGGGGTTTATGGCGACTCCTTGAGAGGAAATAATATGGCCTAAGTACTCTATAGAGCATAAGCTAAATGCACACTTATACCTTTTAGCATAGAGATCATACGCCTATAATGCTTGTAAAACCGTCCTTAGATGTGTCATGTGGGCCTCCCATGTTGGGCAGTAAATTAGTAGATCATCAAAGAACACGAGCACAAAGCGATGTAGGTAAGGGTAGAATATAAAGTTCACTATGGCTTGAAAATTTGAGGGGGCATTGGTGAGGCCAAAGGGCATCAcaaggaactcataatgaccatcATGTGTGTAGAATACCATTTTGTGTACATCCTCGGCTCACACTCGTATCTGGTGATAACTCGAACGGAGATCCAATTTAGAGAAATAGTTGGCCTCGTGTAATTCATCTAGTAGCTTGTCAACTGTGGGAATGGGAAAATGGTCTCTTATGGTAACGACATTTAGAGCACGATAGTCCACACAGAAATGCCAAGtgtcatctttcttcttgacgagaAGGACCAGTGATGAGAAGGCACTGGTGCTCGATCGAATGATTCCTGCCATTAACATCTCAGAAACCAAACGCTCTATTTCTATCTTTTAGAAGTGAGGGTAACGATAGGGCCGAACGTTGACCGGTGATGTTCCTGGTTGTAGTTGAATTGCGTGATCTCGAGGCCTTGGTGGTGGTAGTCTTGGAGGCTTAGTGAAGACCGACTCGTATGTTCCAAACAGATATTTGATTTCCATATTGTTGTCCCCATCCTGGTCTTGCTCCATAGGCTACAACTCCAGCTGGTACCGAGCTGCGACTACCCTAGTGTTGAGCACCCGTCGGACATTATGGTACTGCAACTCCATAGGCCCCTATGAGGCATCGCCCACCAAGCTGACACGTCGCCCTTCATCATGGAACTCCAGTGTCATCTTTCTATAATCAAATAGCACAGGCCCAAGCTACGCCAACCATTGCACTCCCAAAACCATATATGTGCCAAACAGAGGTAATATAAAAGCATCAATTTGAATTGGGTGGTTGACCAATTTTACCTGTAGTTGTTAGACCAATCCTTCGCACGTTAGCCGGCTACCGCTGCCCACCATAACTGTTATGTTAGGTGCAGTTTCCATTGCCAAGCCTAAATGCTTTGCGACACGGCTCTGAATGAAGTTATGGGTGCTTCCACCACCGACCAGGACCTGAATGGGCTTCCAATCAATGTAACCAGTGAGGTGCAAGGTAGTAGGCAATTGCATTCCCACTAGGGAGTGGTAGGAGAGTTCACCAGTAGTTACCTTCTTTGGGGTGGGAGCCTGTTTGAACTTGTCATTGACCGTTCCGTCTAGGGGTTCAGTTTGTTCGTCCCCATCTTCATATTCTAATAAGAATAGGTGGCGGGTTTTGCAGCAATGACCTAGGGCGTATTTGTCATCACAGTTGTAACATAGCCATTTCTCTCTCCGTTGTTGCATCTCAATGGGCGTGAGGCGTTTGATGGGTATACGGGAAGGTGGAGCGAGTAGTGCGAGCACCGTTGAAGCAGGCTGAGGTGTAGGAAGCAATGCAGGGCGAGTCAACTAAGGTCGTGATATAGAACGCCAAGCCTTAAGGAACTTCAACTCCTGTAGATGGGCCAATCCCACCGCTTGTGCCATACTGGTCGGTCGGAGTGCCATCACCTCGTTTCGAATGTCGCCCCTTAAATCGGAGATGAAGCAGCTGACCAAAAAGGAAGGAGGAATCCCACCAATTTGATTTGCGAGTTTCTCAAAGCAAGATTGGTAATCAGCCACTGTAGTGGCCCATGTGAGCTTAACGAGAGTTGCTTGTGGATCATCAAACTCTGAGGGTCTGAAGCAGAGTTCTAATGCTCGGGTGAAGACTGTCCATGTTGAGAACTGAGATGATCTGTACATTCATTGGAACTATTGGAGTGCTTGACCATCCATGTGGAAGGACGCCACCAAGAGGCGTTGATCATCAGAAGTTTCGTGATAATCGAAGAACCTTTCCGCCTTTAAGATCCAGCCATTCGGATCAACTCCATCGAAGCGTGGAAAGTTGAGTCGGACGGTGTGCGCTTGGATTAGGTTGGTCGGAGCTGGTAGTGATGACCCAAAGGAGAGCGATGTGGAAAACCCTGAGGCTCACACTTCTGGTGGAGCATTTGGTGGTCGCAGGGCCTGCTCGAGTCGTCCATTCATGGCCACCAACAGGAGAGCCAGATCCGCAAAGGACTACTGTAGGTCGGTGATGGTAGCTTGAAGGTGATCTAAACGCTCATTGTGAGCCACTGCTATTTCACCAAAGTGTTTAACAATATCgatgagcacaataatatgtgaaatcttatggatataagtgtacattttgccccactttggatagtactattttttttttcttgtttttttttttttttcagtttccaagtctacaagagaaagNNNNNNNNNNNNNNNNNNNNNNNNNNNNNNNNNNNNNNNNNNNNNNNNNNNNNNNNNNNNNNNNNNNNNNNNNNNNNNNNNNNNNNNNNNNNNNNNNNNNggtttgggttcgggttggtaccggtttggatttattaggttcatttcggtttggatcggttttttaaaccggtatgaagccattaggaaacaaccaaatgatgaattgttgaacttcgatttcttaaatcgatttgtaaccgggttggttttgatttttgatctagtttgaattcgattttccatacaaatgtatacaaaactattcaaattttaatttttttaatgaattttggagtgtttcggtttcttaccggtttggtttcggtttcggtccgggttttgagccggtttcggtttggtttcgggttcatccggttttcggtgcggttcggtttggttttggggttacaatacttgaaaaccgaaccgaaccaataaggcttcggttcggttcggtccgggttgttatcggttcggtccgaccggttttaccggttcggtttaggaattgacacccctagtcatgGGATCAACCACTCTTTGTTGCGTGTTAAGAGGTCAGGGTTCAATTCCAACCCCGCACCATAGGCCGGATTGAGTCTGATAAGTTTATGGCCTGACTTGAACCAAcccaattaataaatgtgtcagaTCTAAGTCtggcccatttataaatagatagtacATGGTGTGAGGGGTAAGCCTGATGGGCTTCCTGATTAGCCCGGTTCATTTACAAGCCCAACTCGGACTGATAcatttatataaatattttgatttttttggaataaaatatatgatatatatattgatattttatcaattattgactgtaattacgtgtaatatcttttcaaaattattgataatttaattaaataaattaaagtatcttaaatctaagaaatgtATTGACTGTTTAAGACCTGGTTAAGGTTTTATTGATACCTTACCCCATTTAAGGCCTAATTAGCCGGATTAGGAGAAGTCCgattaaaacccaaaatccgATTAAGCCCGACACCACACTGATCGAGACCGACTCATTCctaataggtaggtcatggtacGAGGACATAGGCCCACCAAGCCCAACTAGGCCTGAACGAGACCGCCCGGTCCGACCGATTGACAGCCCGGTAGTGCCATACATTTAGATGTGTAACTTTATCTGTTGCAGATGTGGCAGATTCAGATCCAATAAGCTTTCAGTAATTGGTGCCAAAGAGGCTGGCAAAGTGGTGCACCCATGGCCTATGGGCTTGAAGCTCAAACGACCTGGTCCGGGCTTGTGCTTGGCCACTTTGGTGTACATTACATAACCAGAACGAAGAAAACAGACAAATTGGAATTTTTTACAATTGGAAGCCCATATTGGTTAAATTCTTAAATTATGTGATAAAGGCCACAAGATTCCACTTCTTGGTCAACCTAAAAAGGAAAGCGTTTTTTTAATTGCGGCATTAAGTGGAGATGGAATAGCAACATACATTCATAGTCCCAATAATTGATGTAGGACTACATCCTAACTCCCATATATAACTGTTAGTGAGAAAAAATTACACCAGATTAGTGTAAGCAACACCAACACACAGGATCAATGAGAGAACAAGtaggagcatcttcagcacacAGGGCGAGAGGTAACATGATCTTTTTTAGCCAATCTGTATCTAGGGGTAGGAAACACTAGACTGgcaatattctttttctttaactCTTATgcaatgaatttttttagaatttaaaaGGATCGGAGACAAATGCACTCTCATATTTTTATAGGAAATATTATTTTGTACCTTAGGGACCATTTGTTTTGAGAGAAAATGCAGacaagtaaaataaaaaggggagaAAGTTCCCCTCATGTAATGGGCTGATATATAGCATTTGCACGACTGCACCCATGTTTTTTATGAGTCACTGACTCATGAATCCAACTCCTCTTCAACGATTGCATCTTCCAACAACCCTCCAATGACCCTCCAACAACCATTCAAGGGCTGGGAGGGTTTCACCCAACTTAACATATGCGGATGCATGTCCAAGCCCCCCTAGTCCTTGGATGGGTCATTGGAGGGTCAGTGGttttggagaggatctttttccctgACTCGTTGCCCCTTCTTATTATTGTATGTGAAAGACGTTTCCAACGTAGCTGGGTTGTGTTGTTCACCTTCTGACATATATTCGATTTATTATTTTGTATCTTCTGTCCTTCTGGTGTTATGGCGACGTAGCTTGTCTTCAGCATTTAATGTTAGTTTGTAAGCATAATCAACATCCTGGCATCCAGTGTACTCTTCTCTTATCCCACCCAAATGCTGACTCCAAGGATGGACTGCTCTCATCTATAGCCGGTCTCACTTAGGTGCTAACTGAGTAtcattcttctttatttttgcaaaATGGCTCATTAAACtggtgacattttttttttttttttgctagtgaCATATTTTCATTTGTCTGTCCTCTCTAGGAGTTAGTTAATAACATAAGTGGAAGGGTTCCCCATGATACTAATGTAGGGAAAATTATCATGCCACACCAATGATGAGGTAAGGAATGATACAATTCACATGGGTCCCAAATGGTTaaggataagagagagaaaaaaattagaaaaaatataaGAGGACAAAGGTCTCTGCAATTGTGGGGGACCTTTTTACCTTACAACTTAATATTATTGATAGTGTTAAATACTAAGCCCTAAAGGCTTTGTCATCACTAAGATTTCAAAGTTCTTAGCACCTACcaattcaataaattgatgtAATATTACATTGATCTTATTCAGAACAAGTGGAGTTGATGATCTTGAACTTGCAATGCTAGCACATTAATGGAAGACTATGATCAATTCAAATTATCTTTCACATAAGTAAGCTTTTGATAATATCGAACAACAAATTGATGTGCTTTGGTGCTTGAATAAATGGAGATTTTGaaagaaatcaatttcaatCCAGCAAGCTATAGCCATTGAAAATTATAACTCAAAAATGGAGCATGACCAtcatattaaaaagaaaaaaaagaaaaaaaaattctcttgttAGGAACAGATTTCTTCTAATCAACTGAAGGATTAGCAGGAGCACAAGAAGGGgcagtggaggaggaggaagggtGGTGTTGAAGTCGAAGCAACCGGAAGAGGAGAGTTGCTGCCACAGCTCCGAGAGTTGGGGCAAAGAGATAcaaccatatatcatcaaactTCCATGAAATAAGAGCAGGTCCAAATGATCTGGCCGGATTCAATGACCCTCCGGAGACAGGCCTAATGATTCATCAAATTGATAATTGTAAGgttcatcagaaaaaaaaaaaaaaaaaaaaaatgaaattatacATGTTCCTACTCCTCAAATTCAGCAAGATTGCATCTTAATTATAGTCACATAGAGGGCTGCCATGGCAATATTCTAATCAATGTATAGATAGATAAAGATAGACAATTCAGTACATGTCAAATTTAAGCTTCAATTGTATTGTTTTGACCCATCATATATTTGATTCTCATTATTAAGTTCTATCCCCTATTATTTATTGTACAAAATGTTCTTCTCCAATCCAATCAGAGGGACAAACAGGGGTagatgaagagattttctcctCACCATAGCTGGAGAGAAATTGAGTCCAATtaaatgtttatttttagaagattttgtatgTCAACAAAATTCTAAGATTCGCAGTCTTGCATTAACTCCCTTCTAATATGCTAAATAATTAGCCTGCCTTGAAAAAAATAAGCTGATGTTTTTCTAGAGAAAGTTTTAGTTATATGCAAAGTGCCACATGAAGtagatatttcttttttttgaaatagatgaactataaaaaatacaaggaaaaaaattcaatacaTAATAAACCGAAACAAAAATTGACACATATACAATCCATGAAAAGAAAGCATTAGTCAATTAATAAAAGCTATCTCAAAGAacctcccccttttattttatattttaaatataaGACTCTATATACCAAACTTGGAAATTTATTCCACCAAAATAAATtctagtaattttttttcctatatatttgactatttaaagaaaaaaatagagaatttaAATATATTGGCTTAGTAGGCATCTATAATTTGTAATATACACTTACCCTGTTATCAAAATAGCAAGGGCAATTGCAATCCCAACCACAAAACCAGCCAAATGAGAAACCTGCAAATTAAAAGTAACAAAAGCCATTAGTTTTAGATTTGataccaaaagaaaaggaagagatataTATTAGGGTTTTACAGCTCGGGGATGACTAGATAGTGATGCTGCTAGGAAGACAACGATGAAGGTAGCAATGAGCTCCGCCCAGAACGCAGTGGAGCGACCTTGAAGTGGGTGGGTTGTCATCATCTCTGTGTCAATGCCATATACTGACTTCCCCACGTACGTTCCAATGACAGATCCTAACATTTGTGCCAATATGTACAAAGGAACCTGTAGATGATGATCTTGTTAGTGCTTATGTGGTGACCTCCTAACATGGGATTCTAAACCACAAATCAATGATGTAGTAATTGTTCATATCCCAATGTGGGGAATTGATTTGGGCAAATTATGAAGATGAATAGAAGAAGTTAGTGGTGGCAGCACCTTGGACCATGGAAATGCACCTAAGCTTGCAAAGGCTATTGTGACGGAGGGATTAACATGGGCACCTGAGATGGATCCTACACTGAAAATGACTACGGTTATTGACAAACCACCTGTGGCTGCGTATTCCAAGAGACCCACTTCACCTCTCATGATCCGCGTCACTGCTATGATCCCACACACGCTGAACATCAAAATGGATGTCCCAACCATCTCTGCAACCCCCTGTAGAATATGAGAACCTAAATTAAtgcaaaaaagaatggaaattaacaaacaatcacacagtCTCACACTAGGATTCACATGGTTCGGCAAGCTTGCCTATGTCCCCAATGAGATAAGATTCACTTTAGTAGCAATGGAGAGTAGGATTACAACACAAAGAAAAAACCCtcaatataaatatatagcgaaatcttatatatataatttattaaaattctCTGACAGCCCAAAAAAAATTCTCGAGGCTGCCACCCTAGTTAGGGACAGCCCTTCAGAACAAGGCCACTTATATATGCAAGCAATGAAATACAAGACACCATATCCCCAACACCACCTGCAACACTCGAAATACATTAGCTTTAATTCATTCATGTCAATGGCTAAATCTAATTATCTTACCACTCTAGCCAGCTGAGTTAGATTGCTCGCACGAGTAATGCTTCGACTGGCCGTAGCAATGGCACTTTCCAAGGTTAGTACTTCTCCATTCATTATTGAGTTTCTATGAGGTCCGATCTCTTCATctccttgggattctctgctgGAAGACGCTTCCTCAGAAGGAGTAGGTTCTTTGAATACTGGATATTTCATAGCCAAACTTCTCATGGCCTCTTAGACTGATGCTTTAAAGGATCTTAATTACCAGATAGAGAAGGGTAGTAGTTAGATGATTCTGTGTTGGCAGTTgtgaagagaagagaatgagGCTTGATTAATGGTGGGTTCACAGAGTTTTGGCTGTTTAATGGGGGAAGAACAAAGGTAGGTATTTAAGGTCACCCGATTTTCATGTTAGTCCAACTGGGTACAGAAGGGGTTCATGCTTCTCTAGTGTACTAAACCATTTCCTTCCTACAATTATCGAAACAGTAAGGGTTTGTTTAAGCTTGAATGCTGTTAGGATCAAACTTACATGATACCGTAAATTTGGTTGACGCCATTTAGGGGGAGCACTGATCCAACAACAACTGCTTCTAAGCTTACAGCTCAACTGATTGCACCACTTGTAAAGCCAAtaaagccagagagagagagaagagaaaagccTGAAAATTTAGCTCCAGCCCTAGCTTGACTTAGACCTGAAAATCTCAGCCTTAGCCCAGCCCTTAGCTCAGCCTGGGCCCTAGCCTTAATGGGATCTAAAAATCTCAGCCTTGGCCCAACCTGCCGCCTAAAAGCCCAGCCCATGACTTTTTGGTAAAGCCCCATAAGTATGATTCATGCATTAAATTTGAAGGGAAAAGATCCCTATGATGGCGGAGTGGGGATTCCTTCCTATGCCAGCTCACACAATGAGTCGTGAGCCTCAAACTAATGCTCTTTCTCATCGGACAAAATGTGAGCATTTTACTAAATGAATTCGTCTCCTGAACCTCTCATGATGTGGTTTTTGGTTTTCCACTCTGACATCATGTGGaactttttctctcatttttaaaTAGGGAAAAAAGAATGCTATGCGATAGTACTGTGTAAGTCAAACAAATGAGGAAGTAAAACAAAGTTTTGAAAAGACATCCATGCCCCACCTCCATTTCTGTTTAAACGTACACAAAACTATCGGGTAATGCTCTTTCTACCCTATGTAATATATCTAAGCCTTTTGGTAAGGGACCGGTCTGAGATTTGCACAATGTATTTTTCATTCAATTGCAACAGTTTCAAGAattcccaaccccccccccccccctctaaaaggtcatttatattaaaggaaaaagagaataaaaaaatatgcaaacTGGAGTCAAGAAAAAACCATAAACAAATACAAAGATGTGGATGGAAGAAAATTCAGGATCACTCCCCCATCTTTAACATTGCCATCAGTAAGGAAGGAGATCCACTACTCCACCTAAGAACAAAATTAACGGAAATGAAATCTTGATCTTTTCTCCGCATCCATCCTGAGGTTCAATTGAATTGAACCAGGAATAATTGAAGGGACTCCACTTTTTACGGCCCATCTTTGCCATGTAATCTACTATTGGATTTATCTAGATTCACCAAAGTCACAAAGACAAAAATCACACAGGCCATAAGTGGGGGCATCTATGTTCACCAGACCCAATATTTGACTTTGACTTGGTTGATCATCCAAATGATCAGAACGAATATGAGACGAAACTATGTAGCttaatatataaattaattagcTGGTTTGATCATCCAAGTAGAattaatgttatttttatagtttaatGGGTCAACTTCTTAGCTGTCCAAAGCATAAATCCCTCTAAGAGAGAGCAACGTAGGTGTTATATATACAAAGCCCCGTTTGATGAACTCAACGTCTCACATtcctgttggtgtatgatgtcttgtattccgtcgcagtttaatccagggagtactggtgcagcacctagacagtcaggacggcggtcccgctagccggttagcgggccgtgggggttgcaaggggggcaggaggcccccctctGCCCTGcacagcagggggtgtaggggggcgcagccccccgctcgaattttttatttgagggcaattgtagtttaatccggattaggatggcaattgtaatttgatccggattagggttttttttccgctatatatttgtagcgagggtttctttctctgtaatgcaagcaatacggagaggtgtgaggaagagcgttgtaaccctattctccattgatagtgaagcaggatctcatctcaccggggacgtaggcaaccttgccgaacctcgtaaaatctgtgtgcattgtttgttttgtttttccattatcttctgcatcgttttagggttgcgtttctacaattcCCTCCTccatcaaaaaccaaaaccaaagaagaatgaagataaCCCAAATGTAGATCTTCCATGGATCAATCATCTACTCCATAGCCCTTGCACTGATCATAACTCTCCCATATGTCTCATCATCTCACCAATCTTACAGAGCCCTTGTCTCACCCATAACCAAAGATACCACAACTTCCCTCTACACTATGACCCTTAACTCCAATAAGACTTATGTCATAGACCTTGAAAGCCACTTCTCATGGTACCACTGCCCTAAACAACACCCTCGAGTCTCTTGCTTCTCTTCCCAATGCTCCGAAGCTCGATCTTACCCTTCTCCGGGCGGCGTGTGCCTCCCTTCAAACAGCGCCGGCGATGGAAGCCACCACAGAAACTGTAGCTGCGTGGTGGCCCCAGTGAACTCCGTCACCCATATGTGCTCCTTGGCTGAACTAACCTACAAAGATCTCATCATCTACTGGACCAATGGTCAAACACCCACTGTGGCTATCAACTTCCATCACTCATACCTCTCTTGTGCTCCCAAGTCTCTTCTGAGATCACTCCCTGTAGTTTCTCTTGGCATGGCCAGCCTATCCcaatcccctctctctctcactaccCAGTTCTCCTCCAAAGTGAAGAAGCAGTTCTCTATTTGCCTACCCAGCGCCGCTACAGCTTCCGGTGTGCTCTTCTTTGGAGAAGGCCCCTTTTATCTTCTACCCCCGCCACCGTTTGAGGTTAACGTGACAACCTTTCTCTCCTACGCACCGTTGATCAAGAATCTGACTTCCTTGGGCT
This Macadamia integrifolia cultivar HAES 741 chromosome 10, SCU_Mint_v3, whole genome shotgun sequence DNA region includes the following protein-coding sequences:
- the LOC122092308 gene encoding probable aquaporin NIP7-1, producing the protein MRSLAMKYPVFKEPTPSEEASSSRESQGDEEIGPHRNSIMNGEVLTLESAIATASRSITRASNLTQLARVGVAEMVGTSILMFSVCGIIAVTRIMRGEVGLLEYAATGGLSITVVIFSVGSISGAHVNPSVTIAFASLGAFPWSKVPLYILAQMLGSVIGTYVGKSVYGIDTEMMTTHPLQGRSTAFWAELIATFIVVFLAASLSSHPRAVSHLAGFVVGIAIALAILITGPVSGGSLNPARSFGPALISWKFDDIWLYLFAPTLGAVAATLLFRLLRLQHHPSSSSTAPSCAPANPSVD